The sequence GCCTGGAGGTGGCCAGTGAGTGATGCCCCCTGGTTGCAGGTTTGCGACCTCAAGCGGCAGTACCAGGCGCTGAAGCCCGAACTCGACGCCGCGGTTGCGAAGGTCCTCGAGAGCGGCCACTACATCATGGGTCCGACCGCGAAGCAGTTCGAGCAGGAGATCACGGAGTTCCTTGGCACATCGCACGCCATCGCGATGAACTCGGGCACCGACGCGCTGCACCTGGCGCTCCGCGCCCTCGAGATCGGGCCGGGCGACGAGGTGATCACGACGGCATTCACCTTCGCGGCCACCAGCGAGGCCATCGGCATCCTGGGGGCGACGCCCGTGCTGGTGGACATCGATCCGGCGACCTACAACCTTTCGCCGGACGCGGTGCGAGCCGCCATCACACCCCGGACAAGGGCGATCATTCCCGTACACTTGTTTGGTCAGCCCGCGGACTTGGAGCCGATCCTTGCGGCTGCCGGCGAGCGGGATATCGCCGTGGTCGAGGACTGCGCCCAGTCCACCGGCGCGACCTGGCACGGGCGCTACACCGGCACCCTGGGCACCATCGGCTGCTTCAGCTTCTTCCCGTC comes from Candidatus Tanganyikabacteria bacterium and encodes:
- a CDS encoding DegT/DnrJ/EryC1/StrS family aminotransferase, with translation MQVCDLKRQYQALKPELDAAVAKVLESGHYIMGPTAKQFEQEITEFLGTSHAIAMNSGTDALHLALRALEIGPGDEVITTAFTFAATSEAIGILGATPVLVDIDPATYNLSPDAVRAAITPRTRAIIPVHLFGQPADLEPILAAAGERDIAVVEDCAQSTGATWHGRYTGTLGTIGCFSFFPSKNLGAAGDGGMCTTADPALADRLRMLRSHGWKRKYYQEVIGVNSRLDEIQAAILRVKLPHLPAWNARRLEIARRYDHLLADVPEVVVPGTLP